The following coding sequences are from one Megamonas funiformis window:
- a CDS encoding thioesterase family protein codes for MLTLKTGIKGQAQVKVVEENTAKIMKSGALPVFATPAMVALMEEASCMALKDYLEEGEGTVGIKLDISHIAPTALDDVVIAIATLDKIEGRKLTFIVEAKDTHKVIGKGIHERFIINNEKFMNKLQKN; via the coding sequence ATGTTAACTTTAAAAACAGGTATAAAAGGACAAGCACAAGTTAAAGTGGTTGAAGAAAATACAGCGAAAATAATGAAAAGTGGAGCCTTGCCAGTTTTTGCAACTCCAGCGATGGTGGCGCTAATGGAAGAGGCTTCTTGCATGGCTTTAAAAGATTATTTGGAAGAAGGAGAAGGTACTGTAGGTATAAAATTAGATATATCACATATCGCACCAACTGCTTTAGATGATGTCGTAATAGCTATAGCTACTTTAGATAAAATAGAAGGTAGAAAATTAACTTTTATAGTTGAAGCAAAAGATACGCATAAAGTTATTGGTAAAGGAATACATGAAAGATTTATTATAAATAATGAAAAATTCATGAATAAATTACAAAAAAATTAA
- a CDS encoding dicarboxylate/amino acid:cation symporter gives MKKLRINLTAQIFLGLVLGAIFGYFLPDIGSQLKPLGDAFIRMIKMIVVPLIFSTLIIGIAGTGDFKKLGRLGGKAIIWFEVASSLALVVGLVVVNVLQPGVGVSLPSIGASAGANAAATAESFSISMHLLNIIPANIVEACAKSDMLQIIFFSCFFGVALAHIGEKGKIVVECCRGVAEAMFKVTHYVMLFAPIGIFAMISYTVGTFGLEMLIPLGKLVFSLYFAIIVFLIILAIIASIITKLNFWHIFKVLREPLLLGYSTASSEAALPLAMKCLEKLGLPKHVITFVMPTGYSFNLDGSTLYSSLAVIFLAQMYNIDFGLTQQIMMLLTLMISTKGIAGVPGASIIVIAGTAASFGIPTEGIAIILGVDRIMDMARTFCNIFGNCIATVVVGLWEREISRGEIKSSYQNNFKGDTLA, from the coding sequence ATGAAAAAGTTGCGCATTAATCTCACAGCTCAAATATTTTTAGGGCTAGTATTAGGTGCTATCTTTGGTTATTTTTTACCTGATATCGGGTCACAATTAAAACCATTAGGCGATGCGTTCATTCGCATGATTAAAATGATCGTTGTACCTCTTATTTTTAGTACTTTAATAATTGGTATTGCTGGTACTGGTGATTTCAAAAAACTTGGTCGTTTAGGTGGTAAAGCCATCATCTGGTTCGAAGTTGCTAGTAGTTTAGCTTTAGTTGTTGGTCTTGTAGTCGTAAATGTACTTCAACCTGGTGTTGGCGTTTCTCTTCCTTCCATTGGAGCTTCTGCTGGAGCTAATGCTGCCGCTACTGCAGAATCTTTCAGTATTTCTATGCACTTATTAAATATCATTCCTGCTAACATTGTTGAAGCTTGCGCTAAAAGCGATATGTTACAAATCATCTTCTTTAGCTGTTTCTTCGGTGTAGCTCTTGCTCATATCGGCGAAAAAGGAAAAATTGTTGTTGAATGTTGTCGCGGTGTAGCAGAAGCAATGTTCAAAGTTACACATTATGTTATGCTTTTTGCACCAATTGGTATTTTTGCTATGATTTCTTATACTGTTGGTACTTTCGGTTTAGAAATGCTTATTCCTCTTGGAAAATTAGTATTTTCACTTTATTTTGCAATAATCGTCTTCTTAATTATCCTTGCAATTATTGCTTCTATCATCACTAAATTAAATTTCTGGCATATCTTCAAAGTTTTACGTGAACCATTATTATTAGGTTATTCCACTGCAAGTAGTGAAGCTGCTTTACCACTTGCCATGAAATGTTTAGAAAAATTAGGTTTACCAAAACATGTCATCACATTCGTTATGCCAACAGGTTATTCCTTCAACCTTGATGGTTCCACTTTATATAGTTCTCTAGCTGTTATTTTCTTAGCTCAAATGTATAATATTGATTTTGGTCTTACTCAACAAATCATGATGTTACTTACACTTATGATTTCCACTAAAGGTATAGCCGGTGTTCCTGGCGCTTCTATCATTGTAATTGCTGGTACAGCTGCTTCTTTTGGTATTCCAACAGAAGGTATCGCTATTATCTTAGGTGTAGACCGTATCATGGATATGGCTCGTACATTCTGCAATATATTTGGTAACTGTATTGCTACAGTTGTTGTTGGTCTCTGGGAACGTGAAATTTCTCGCGGAGAAATAAAATCTTCTTACCAAAATAATTTTAAAGGTGATACTTTAGCATAA
- a CDS encoding MFS transporter — MSNNQINHKVPLSGRLSYGLTDGCGNLLYCIIGSYLLYFYTDVFGLSVATAGAILLFTRLLDAIDAPIWGFIVDHTKSKYGQSRPYFLWLCVPFAVFMWLTFTTPALSGTTKIIYAVVTYILAGIFYTGIQTAITSILPNLTRRPGERVILNTFRMVGGNIGAFICMTFTLPLVAFFGEGNEQKGFSYTLAFFGIIAIVLFIVAFKNLREVNVEKIKSIPIKDSVKAIKGNWPWILVVIANLIFWIALTIRLSTVVYYCQYYLGDKSLTVFINGIMLVQVIGMISIPLLVKRFNKYGTMILGFILVAGGHIGIFFVGTNIELMIVFWIIASLGQGIACSMPFAMLSDTVDFGEWKTGIRASGFLTAIGSAFCIKAGSGIGGFIPAAVMNLFGYVPNAVQSSTALFGIQFVFTWLPAIIFLCGIIPMLFYRKYEQNENNILLDLAKRNS; from the coding sequence ATGAGTAATAATCAAATTAATCATAAAGTACCATTATCTGGTCGTTTGAGTTATGGCTTGACTGATGGATGCGGAAATTTATTATATTGTATAATAGGTTCTTATTTATTGTATTTCTATACGGATGTTTTTGGTTTATCTGTTGCTACAGCTGGAGCTATTTTGTTATTTACTCGTTTATTAGATGCTATAGATGCTCCAATTTGGGGCTTTATTGTTGACCATACTAAATCTAAATATGGACAATCTAGACCATACTTTTTATGGTTATGTGTACCGTTTGCTGTATTTATGTGGCTTACATTTACTACACCAGCTTTATCAGGTACAACAAAAATAATTTATGCTGTAGTTACTTATATATTAGCAGGAATTTTTTATACGGGGATACAAACAGCAATTACTTCAATATTACCAAATTTAACTCGTCGTCCAGGTGAGCGTGTTATATTAAATACATTTCGTATGGTTGGCGGTAATATAGGAGCATTTATTTGTATGACTTTTACGTTACCGTTAGTTGCTTTTTTTGGTGAAGGAAATGAACAAAAAGGATTTTCATATACATTAGCATTTTTTGGTATTATTGCTATTGTTTTATTTATAGTAGCTTTTAAGAATTTACGTGAAGTTAACGTAGAGAAAATAAAAAGTATACCAATAAAAGATAGTGTAAAAGCTATAAAAGGTAATTGGCCATGGATATTGGTTGTTATAGCTAATTTGATTTTTTGGATAGCATTAACTATACGTTTATCCACTGTAGTATATTATTGTCAATATTATTTAGGAGATAAGAGTTTAACAGTATTTATAAATGGAATAATGTTGGTTCAAGTTATAGGTATGATTTCTATTCCATTATTAGTAAAAAGATTTAATAAATATGGAACAATGATTTTAGGTTTTATTTTAGTAGCAGGTGGACATATTGGTATTTTCTTTGTAGGCACTAATATAGAATTAATGATTGTTTTTTGGATTATTGCTTCTTTAGGGCAAGGTATAGCATGTTCAATGCCATTTGCTATGCTTTCAGATACAGTTGATTTTGGAGAATGGAAGACAGGTATTCGTGCTAGTGGATTTTTAACAGCTATAGGAAGTGCATTTTGTATCAAAGCTGGCTCTGGTATAGGAGGTTTTATTCCAGCAGCTGTTATGAATTTATTTGGTTATGTGCCGAATGCAGTCCAATCTTCAACAGCATTATTTGGTATACAATTTGTATTTACATGGCTTCCTGCAATAATTTTCTTATGTGGAATTATTCCAATGCTTTTTTATCGTAAATATGAACAAAATGAAAATAATATTCTTTTAGATTTAGCAAAAAGAAATAGTTAA
- a CDS encoding helix-turn-helix domain-containing protein yields the protein MYIIFTCPPLPHLIVGGKSLYRVGDLHLRRIMPSTFDLIFVTAGKLYLEENSQKYILKKGEFLILPPNRLHKGYKCCDEATDFFWLHFYTTGKFKYMDKPIYDKNHKQKANYQFTKEPFHISLPQHGSLTAEQQSQMAEYMNTIVQVKIDKTKPKKDFYSSTVSQLKSQQLFFSILSILCDIHEPNTKNVAEKIYEHFSLFYTESFDLKKLSDEYAFHPTHIIRCVKNKYGLSPLQLLLHIRIQKAKELLTYTNFSINKVAISVGFDDNAYFTKQFKRIVGTAPTNYRKQQQINKI from the coding sequence TTGTATATTATTTTTACTTGTCCACCTTTACCTCATTTAATAGTAGGAGGTAAATCATTATATCGAGTAGGCGATTTACATTTAAGAAGAATCATGCCGTCTACATTTGACTTAATATTTGTAACTGCTGGCAAGCTGTATTTAGAAGAAAATTCTCAAAAATATATTCTCAAAAAAGGAGAATTCTTGATTTTGCCACCAAATAGATTACACAAAGGATATAAATGTTGTGATGAAGCTACAGATTTCTTTTGGCTACATTTTTATACTACTGGTAAATTCAAATATATGGATAAACCTATCTATGATAAAAACCATAAACAAAAAGCAAATTATCAATTTACTAAAGAACCTTTCCATATATCACTACCTCAACATGGTTCACTAACAGCCGAACAACAATCTCAAATGGCTGAATATATGAATACTATCGTTCAAGTAAAAATTGATAAAACTAAACCCAAAAAAGATTTCTATTCTTCAACTGTTTCTCAATTAAAGAGCCAACAATTATTTTTTTCCATTCTAAGTATTCTTTGTGATATTCATGAGCCAAATACCAAAAATGTAGCAGAAAAAATTTATGAACATTTTTCTCTATTTTATACAGAAAGCTTCGATTTAAAAAAACTATCTGATGAATATGCTTTTCATCCTACACATATAATTCGTTGCGTGAAAAATAAATATGGCTTGAGTCCACTACAACTACTCTTGCACATACGCATACAAAAAGCTAAAGAATTATTAACATACACAAATTTTTCTATTAATAAAGTGGCTATATCTGTAGGATTTGATGATAATGCATATTTTACTAAACAATTTAAACGTATAGTTGGCACTGCTCCTACAAATTATAGAAAGCAACAACAAATAAATAAAATCTAA
- a CDS encoding alpha-galactosidase, with translation MILFNQETKTFHLKTSKTSYLMKVLETGHLLHLYWGRPLKSENLDYTVRRKDWFSFVANTDNIDAFHLESKEQEYPGYGSTDLRSPAIELEFADGTSATDFRYVDYKIVDGKPALEGLPATYVEADKEAQTLIITLTDKVKNVDVELSFTVFEEYNAIARSVKVINKSADDVKIQRVLSANVDFKDSKFEMIQLSGSWARERHIIRTPLRIGGQCVESRRGASSHAQNPFMALVRKDATETNGDVYAMSLVYSGNFLANTEVDMYSKARMQIGINPFDFTWLLKAGEEFQAPEAVLVYSNEGLTGMSHTYQNLYGKRLMRGVWRDKARPVLINNWEATYFDFNETKIKEIAKQASEFGIELFVLDDGWFGERNNDDRSLGDWFVNENKIRGGLKKLVDEINGMGMKFGLWFEPEMVCPISKLYEAHPDWCLHIEGRTRSTARRQLILDLSRKEVCDYIIKSVSDVLASANIEYVKWDMNRNMTEIGSAVLPAERQREVAHRYMLGLYHVMDEITSRFPNVLFESCSGGGGRFDPGILYYMPQTWTSDDTDAIERLKIQYGTSMVYPNVAMGCHVSAVPNHQVARITPFATRGISAMCGNFGYELDLTKLTDEEKAQTKAQVAFYKEVRELIQFGDFYRIQSPFENNETAWSFVAKDKSEAVVSFFRTLAVPNDNLATICAVGLDADAIYEDMRTGKLYGGDELMYVGINVPDKVVGGIAEEGKELFAGMPSPVIEGDYAAFIWHFKKVNK, from the coding sequence ATGATTTTATTTAACCAAGAAACAAAGACATTTCATTTAAAAACTTCTAAAACAAGTTATTTGATGAAAGTCTTAGAAACAGGGCATTTACTCCATCTTTATTGGGGGCGTCCTTTAAAATCTGAAAATCTTGATTATACTGTACGTAGAAAAGATTGGTTTAGCTTTGTTGCTAATACAGATAATATAGATGCTTTCCATTTAGAGTCTAAAGAACAAGAATATCCTGGATATGGTTCTACAGACTTACGTAGTCCTGCTATTGAACTTGAATTTGCTGATGGTACAAGTGCTACAGATTTTAGATATGTAGATTATAAAATTGTTGATGGCAAACCTGCATTAGAAGGTTTACCTGCAACATATGTGGAAGCAGATAAAGAAGCTCAAACTTTAATTATTACATTAACTGATAAAGTAAAAAATGTTGATGTAGAATTATCCTTTACTGTTTTTGAAGAATATAATGCTATCGCTCGTAGCGTTAAAGTAATAAATAAAAGTGCTGATGATGTAAAAATTCAACGTGTATTGAGTGCAAACGTTGATTTTAAAGATAGTAAATTTGAAATGATTCAGCTTTCTGGTTCTTGGGCTAGAGAACGTCATATCATTCGTACACCACTTCGCATCGGTGGACAATGTGTAGAAAGTCGTCGTGGTGCAAGTAGCCATGCGCAAAATCCATTTATGGCTCTTGTTCGTAAAGATGCTACTGAAACAAATGGCGATGTTTATGCTATGAGTTTAGTATATAGTGGTAACTTCTTAGCTAATACAGAAGTTGATATGTATAGCAAAGCTAGAATGCAAATTGGTATCAATCCATTTGATTTCACATGGTTATTAAAAGCTGGAGAAGAATTCCAAGCACCTGAAGCTGTACTTGTTTACTCTAACGAAGGTTTAACAGGTATGAGTCATACTTATCAGAATTTATATGGTAAACGCTTAATGCGTGGTGTATGGCGTGATAAAGCTCGTCCTGTTCTTATTAATAACTGGGAAGCAACATATTTTGATTTCAATGAAACTAAAATCAAAGAAATCGCTAAACAAGCTAGTGAATTCGGCATTGAATTATTCGTTTTAGATGACGGTTGGTTCGGTGAAAGAAATAATGATGACCGCTCTTTAGGTGATTGGTTCGTAAATGAAAATAAAATCCGTGGCGGTTTGAAAAAACTTGTTGATGAAATCAATGGTATGGGCATGAAATTTGGTTTATGGTTTGAACCAGAAATGGTATGTCCTATCAGTAAATTATATGAAGCACATCCTGATTGGTGTTTGCATATAGAAGGTCGTACACGTTCTACAGCACGTCGTCAGTTGATTTTAGACCTTTCTCGTAAAGAAGTTTGCGATTATATTATTAAATCTGTATCTGATGTACTTGCTAGTGCAAATATCGAATATGTAAAATGGGATATGAATCGTAATATGACAGAAATTGGTTCTGCTGTATTACCAGCAGAACGTCAACGCGAAGTAGCTCATCGTTATATGCTTGGTTTATATCATGTAATGGATGAAATTACTAGTCGTTTCCCTAATGTTTTATTTGAATCTTGCTCTGGTGGTGGCGGTCGTTTTGACCCAGGTATTTTATACTACATGCCACAAACTTGGACAAGTGATGATACTGATGCTATTGAACGTTTGAAAATTCAATATGGTACATCTATGGTTTATCCTAATGTTGCTATGGGTTGCCATGTTTCAGCAGTACCAAATCATCAGGTAGCTAGAATTACACCATTTGCTACTCGTGGTATTTCTGCAATGTGTGGTAATTTTGGTTATGAACTTGATTTAACAAAATTAACTGATGAAGAAAAAGCTCAAACTAAAGCTCAAGTAGCATTTTATAAAGAAGTTAGAGAACTTATCCAATTTGGTGATTTCTATAGAATTCAAAGTCCATTTGAAAATAATGAAACAGCATGGAGCTTTGTAGCTAAAGATAAATCAGAAGCAGTTGTAAGCTTCTTTAGAACTTTAGCAGTGCCAAATGATAATTTAGCAACTATTTGTGCTGTAGGTTTAGATGCTGATGCTATTTATGAAGATATGCGTACTGGTAAACTTTATGGCGGAGATGAATTAATGTATGTAGGCATTAATGTTCCAGATAAAGTTGTTGGTGGTATAGCTGAAGAAGGTAAAGAATTATTTGCAGGCATGCCAAGTCCTGTTATTGAAGGCGATTATGCTGCATTTATATGGCACTTCAAAAAAGTTAATAAATAA
- a CDS encoding glycoside hydrolase family 127 protein encodes MFENKIKITAPFWQQYINLIREEMLPFQWSVLNDEADIKIEKERDADHIPAEKSHAIENFKIAAGISKGKHYGMVFQDSDVYKWLEAVAYALHQHQDNALQKIADEVIDLLAKAQQSDGYLNTYFTIEAPERRYKRLYQSHELYCAGHFIEAAVGYYSVTKNQKILDIACKLADHIDDIFGSEDGKIHGYDGHEEIELALLRLFELTKNDKYKNLANFFLYERGKNPNFFKEQQKTDPSTKPVIEGMESFKPEYYQNHKSILEQETAEGHAVRVMYMCTGMAMLARLNNDEKMFEACKRLWKNIVTKRMYITGGIGSTVIGEAFTADYDLPNDTMYCETCASIGLIFFANNMLKLDVDSQYADIMEKALYNTVIDGMALDGKHFFYVNPLEVVPQLSHKDPGKSHVKTVRPAWFGCACCPPNLARLLSSLDEYMYTVKDDVIYSNLYVSNKSDFKINNQVISIEEITDYPWDGKITFKVNSEATFKLGLRIPSWANRYLFKLNGKEFTPKIEKGYAIIDRTWEKGDIVIFDIQIEANFVCANPLVREDYGKVAIQRGPIIYCAEGVDNGDNLHLITIDTNKKINEYKDSDSLGDIVKLELEAEKLILDKQWNNILYRNIMEKQENVEIIKLKLIPYFCAFNRGENEMAIWLKTK; translated from the coding sequence ATGTTTGAAAATAAAATAAAAATAACAGCACCATTTTGGCAACAATATATAAATTTAATCCGTGAAGAAATGCTACCTTTTCAGTGGTCAGTATTAAATGATGAAGCTGATATTAAAATTGAAAAAGAAAGAGATGCAGATCATATACCAGCAGAGAAAAGCCATGCTATTGAAAATTTCAAAATTGCAGCTGGAATAAGCAAAGGAAAACATTATGGAATGGTTTTTCAAGATAGTGATGTTTATAAATGGCTAGAAGCGGTAGCATATGCACTACATCAACATCAAGATAATGCTTTACAAAAAATTGCTGATGAGGTAATAGATTTATTAGCAAAAGCTCAACAAAGTGATGGATATTTAAACACATATTTTACTATAGAGGCACCAGAACGTAGATATAAACGTTTATATCAAAGCCATGAACTTTATTGTGCAGGACATTTTATTGAAGCAGCAGTTGGATATTATAGTGTTACAAAAAATCAAAAAATATTAGATATTGCTTGTAAATTAGCAGATCATATTGATGATATTTTTGGCAGTGAAGATGGAAAAATTCATGGATATGATGGACATGAAGAAATAGAATTGGCATTACTTCGTTTATTTGAGCTTACAAAAAATGATAAATATAAAAACTTAGCAAATTTCTTTTTATATGAACGTGGGAAAAATCCAAATTTCTTTAAAGAACAACAAAAGACAGATCCTTCAACTAAACCTGTAATTGAAGGTATGGAAAGTTTTAAACCGGAATATTATCAAAATCATAAGTCTATTTTGGAACAAGAAACAGCTGAAGGACATGCTGTACGTGTTATGTATATGTGTACAGGTATGGCTATGTTAGCTCGTTTAAATAATGATGAAAAGATGTTTGAAGCTTGTAAACGTTTATGGAAGAATATTGTTACTAAACGTATGTATATAACAGGTGGTATAGGTTCTACTGTTATAGGAGAAGCATTTACTGCAGATTATGATTTGCCAAATGATACAATGTATTGTGAAACATGTGCCTCTATAGGATTGATCTTTTTTGCAAATAATATGTTGAAATTAGATGTAGATAGTCAATATGCAGATATAATGGAAAAAGCTCTATATAATACAGTTATAGATGGTATGGCTCTTGATGGAAAACATTTCTTTTATGTAAATCCATTGGAAGTTGTTCCGCAATTAAGTCATAAAGATCCAGGTAAATCACATGTAAAAACTGTTCGTCCAGCGTGGTTTGGTTGTGCATGCTGTCCACCTAATTTAGCTAGATTATTGAGTTCTTTAGACGAATATATGTATACAGTAAAAGATGATGTTATTTATAGCAATTTATATGTAAGTAATAAATCTGATTTTAAAATTAATAATCAAGTGATAAGTATTGAAGAAATTACAGATTATCCATGGGATGGAAAAATTACTTTTAAAGTAAATAGTGAGGCAACATTTAAATTAGGTTTACGTATTCCTAGTTGGGCAAATAGATATTTATTTAAGTTAAATGGTAAGGAATTTACACCAAAAATAGAAAAAGGATATGCTATTATAGATAGAACTTGGGAAAAAGGAGATATAGTTATTTTTGATATACAAATAGAAGCTAATTTTGTTTGTGCAAATCCTTTAGTTCGTGAAGATTATGGCAAAGTTGCTATACAACGAGGTCCTATTATTTATTGTGCAGAAGGTGTGGACAATGGAGATAATTTGCATTTAATAACTATAGATACAAATAAGAAAATAAATGAGTATAAAGATAGTGATAGTTTAGGGGACATTGTAAAATTAGAATTAGAAGCTGAAAAATTAATTTTAGATAAACAGTGGAATAATATTTTATATAGAAATATCATGGAAAAACAAGAAAATGTAGAGATTATTAAGTTGAAACTAATACCATATTTTTGTGCGTTTAATCGCGGTGAAAATGAAATGGCTATTTGGTTAAAAACTAAATAA
- a CDS encoding ABC-F family ATP-binding cassette domain-containing protein — translation MILTIENLCKTYGEKVLFENVNFSLSSGDKIGIVGVNGTGKSTFIKVIAGLIPQDSGNIIAGKNIKIEYLSQDKIFNPENTILMEVFQGNQPIMQALYDYEITLAQSQKNPHDHKLQEKIIKLTSKIDELNGWQLESDAKTILTKLGIMDFSAQIKTLSGGQQKRLALATALIQPCDLLLLDEPTNHLDSETIAWLEEYLQKLKCALIMVTHDRYFLDSVATKILELDKGKSYVYTGNYTQFLELKTAREEREEASEQKRQNFLRNELKWIRRGAQARSTKQRARIQRFEEVKNQKVNIDNSKIEMGLAGSRLGRTVIELENVNYTVDNKTIIKDFTYTVLRNDRIGILGPNGSGKTTLLNIIAGILPPTTGNVNIGQTVKIGYFAQKNIDMDERLRPIEYIKEVAHHITLADGTQLSASQLMERFLFPGTLQWTPISKLSGGEKRRLFLLRVLMSSPNVLLLDEPTNDLDLQTMSILEEFIDNFNGAIIFVSHDRFFIDRLADKVFVYQQDGSLRQYPGGYSYYKGIEEKELATLEKGKNTETKNAISDTEKTSKNTTTKTEPVKKLSFKEQKEYAEIEAIIAETEGKLKVVQLQMSQNASDYGKLNELTKEETALQEKLDYLMERWAYLEELAENSK, via the coding sequence ATGATTTTAACAATAGAAAATTTATGTAAAACTTATGGAGAAAAAGTCTTATTTGAAAATGTAAACTTCAGCCTATCTTCAGGTGATAAAATAGGTATTGTTGGTGTCAATGGGACGGGTAAATCTACTTTTATCAAAGTTATTGCAGGTCTTATTCCTCAAGATAGTGGTAATATCATTGCTGGCAAAAATATAAAAATTGAATATCTATCACAAGATAAAATTTTCAATCCTGAAAATACTATTCTAATGGAAGTATTTCAAGGTAATCAACCTATTATGCAAGCGCTTTATGATTACGAAATCACTCTAGCTCAAAGTCAAAAAAATCCTCATGATCATAAATTACAAGAAAAAATTATTAAATTAACTAGTAAAATTGATGAATTAAATGGCTGGCAATTAGAAAGTGATGCTAAAACCATTCTAACTAAATTAGGTATTATGGATTTTTCTGCCCAAATAAAAACCTTATCTGGAGGACAACAAAAACGATTAGCTTTAGCTACAGCATTAATTCAACCATGTGATTTATTATTACTTGACGAACCTACTAACCATTTAGACAGTGAAACTATCGCATGGCTTGAAGAATACCTTCAAAAATTGAAATGTGCTTTAATCATGGTAACACATGATAGATATTTCCTTGATTCTGTTGCTACTAAAATTTTAGAGTTGGATAAAGGCAAATCTTATGTTTATACAGGTAACTACACTCAATTTTTAGAATTAAAAACTGCCCGAGAAGAACGCGAAGAAGCTTCAGAACAAAAACGTCAAAACTTTTTACGTAATGAATTAAAATGGATACGTCGTGGTGCTCAAGCTCGTTCTACCAAACAAAGAGCAAGAATACAACGATTTGAAGAAGTAAAAAATCAAAAAGTAAATATTGATAATAGTAAAATTGAAATGGGACTTGCAGGCTCTCGTCTAGGTCGCACTGTAATTGAATTAGAAAACGTAAATTATACTGTAGATAATAAAACAATCATTAAAGATTTCACTTATACAGTCTTACGAAATGACCGCATAGGTATTTTAGGACCTAATGGTTCTGGTAAAACTACCTTATTAAATATAATAGCTGGCATTTTGCCACCAACAACAGGAAATGTAAATATTGGTCAAACTGTAAAAATTGGATATTTTGCTCAAAAAAATATTGATATGGACGAAAGACTTCGCCCTATTGAATATATCAAAGAAGTTGCTCATCACATAACATTAGCTGATGGTACACAACTAAGTGCATCTCAATTAATGGAAAGATTTTTATTCCCAGGTACATTACAATGGACTCCTATCAGTAAATTATCTGGTGGTGAAAAACGTCGTTTATTCCTATTGCGAGTTTTAATGAGTTCTCCTAATGTTCTATTACTAGACGAACCTACAAATGATTTAGATTTACAAACCATGTCTATTTTAGAAGAATTCATTGATAATTTTAATGGTGCTATTATATTTGTATCCCATGACCGCTTTTTCATTGACCGCTTAGCAGATAAAGTCTTTGTTTATCAACAAGATGGCTCGCTTCGTCAATATCCTGGTGGCTATTCTTATTACAAAGGCATTGAAGAAAAAGAATTAGCTACATTAGAAAAAGGAAAAAATACTGAAACAAAAAATGCCATTTCTGATACAGAAAAAACATCTAAAAATACCACAACTAAAACTGAGCCCGTAAAAAAACTTTCTTTTAAAGAACAAAAAGAATATGCTGAAATTGAAGCCATAATTGCTGAAACAGAAGGAAAACTAAAAGTAGTACAACTTCAAATGAGTCAAAATGCTTCTGATTATGGCAAATTAAATGAACTAACAAAAGAAGAAACTGCTCTTCAAGAAAAATTAGATTATTTAATGGAACGTTGGGCATATTTAGAAGAATTAGCCGAAAATAGCAAATAA
- a CDS encoding viroplasmin family protein produces the protein MATKKKFYAVKKGYQTGIFTTWAECQKQTQGFKGALFKSFPTKEEAQNYLEDKPSVNISEQDDDRYYIYVDGSYINGEYSWGMAIFYKGKLIDTFNGKGTSIDASELHNVAGEIQGAMEATKWAIAHDEKIVICHDYIGLSEWALGNWKTNKELTKAYAEFMKPYLHLVTFKKVAGHTGVLGNELADKLAKQALGL, from the coding sequence ATGGCTACAAAGAAAAAATTTTACGCAGTAAAAAAAGGTTATCAAACAGGAATATTTACTACTTGGGCTGAATGTCAAAAACAGACACAAGGTTTTAAAGGAGCATTATTTAAATCTTTTCCCACAAAAGAAGAAGCTCAAAACTATTTAGAAGATAAACCTTCTGTCAATATTTCTGAACAAGATGATGACCGTTATTATATTTATGTAGATGGTTCATATATAAATGGTGAATATAGCTGGGGTATGGCTATTTTTTATAAAGGTAAATTAATAGATACTTTCAACGGAAAAGGCACTTCCATAGATGCTAGTGAGTTACATAACGTAGCTGGAGAAATTCAAGGCGCTATGGAAGCTACCAAATGGGCTATTGCTCATGATGAAAAAATTGTAATCTGCCATGATTATATTGGTTTATCTGAATGGGCTTTAGGCAATTGGAAAACAAATAAAGAATTGACCAAAGCATATGCTGAATTTATGAAACCATATTTACATTTAGTAACCTTCAAAAAAGTAGCAGGTCATACAGGAGTATTAGGTAATGAACTTGCTGACAAATTAGCTAAACAAGCTTTAGGTTTATAA